CCTTCCAGCCAAGCCACAGTGGTTGGGTCGATATGGTTGGTTGGCTCATCGAGAATTAGCAAATCGGGCTTTTCGATCAGCACTCGTGCCATTGCCACGCGCTTGCGTTGGCCGCCAGAGAGCGTGCCAAGTGGGGCATCAAGCGTGGTAATACCGAGCCGCGAAAGCACCGTGCGAGCACTCAACTCGGTATCCCAAGCATCAAGCGTGGTCAAACGTTCGCTCAACTCGGCCACAGCCGCCAGCGCTTTAGCATCGTTGGGGTCTTGCTCAAGCTGCACGCTGGCGAGGGTATATTGGCTGAGCAAATTTGCGCCTTCGCCCGCCGCCGCATAAACATAGTCCAACACCGTTTGGTTGGCATCCATCGGCGGATCTTGAGCCAAATAGCCGATTCGGCAATCTTTGCGCAAGGTTACGCGGCCAGTATCTGGTTGTTCTAAACCAGCAGCAATTTTTAATAAGGTCGATTTACCACTGCCATTGACCCCGATTAAGCCAATTCGATCGCCGCTTGCTAAGCCCAAGGAAATATTTTCAAACAACACTTTAGGGCCATAGGCTTTGGAAATAGTTTCTAAATTGATAATGTTCATGCATTCCTAACACATCTAGCTTATGGTGCAACAGCCTGTGCACACCGAAAACCAACATTGATATTGGCAAGGTCGGGACGGAACGAATTGCGGCCTGTGGTATGCGCCGACATCAGATCATCGAACCACGAACCACCGCGCAACACCCGCGAACCTGCGCCAGTCGGCAACTCGCGCCCATCATTGGGATGATAGGGATAGGGAATATACAGCGATTGCGTCCATTCCCACACGTTGCCTGCAAGATCTAGTGTGCCATAGGGGCCAGCGTTTGGCAATGTGCCAACAGGCATGGTTCGGCCTGGCCCAAAATCCTTGTTGTTGAGCAAACTCGCGTCAGCTTGATCGCCCCATGGGAAAATCGTGCGTTGATCGCCACGCGCTGCTCGTTCCCATTCGGCTTCGGTCGGCAAGCGCTTGCCACGCCATTCGCAATAGCTGCGGGCATCATCCCAAGTTACATTAACAACTGGATGTTGGCTCAGCGAGATTGGCACTGTGCGATCTGGCAGCCACAACGAAAGCCCAACCGGATCAAATGAATTGGTCGGGACAGCACGATCGGTTGCATTAATAAATTCAGCATAGGCTTGGTTGGTCACTTCAGTACGATCAAGATAAAAGGCCGTGGTCGAAATTGGGGTTGCTGGTTCTTCGTTTTGTAAGCCTTGCCAGCTATAGACTTCTTTGTAATGCGCCAAATCTTCGGCGGTCGCGCCCATCGTCCAGCGCCCACCTGCAATAAAATCCATGCCTTCGGGCACATAAAAATCATTGGTGACGCAGCGAAAGCCAATAATATTCAAGGGCAATTCAGGGTCACGCCGTTCGCGCACCGCCGCCCGAGCATTCTCAGGATTCGTGCCACTAAAACTACCGCGCACAATTCGCGAGCCAGGCTGGGTTGGCACTTCGCGACCATCAGCAGCATTGTAGGGGTAGGGCAAATCAAGACTGCTCGTCCATTCCCAAACATTGCCTGCTAAATCTAAAACGCCTTCAGGCGTAGCACCATTGGGATAACTGCCAACCGCTTGGGTATCGCCAGCAACCCCAGCGCCCCAAGCATTCAGCAAACTGGCATCCCACTGGTTGCCCCATGGATAGATACGACCGTCAGTGCCCCGCGCCGCCCGCTCCCACTCGGCCTCGCTGGGCAAGCGTTTATTTTGGGCTTGGCAGTAGGTCAAGGCTTGTTGCCACGAAACATTAATCATCGGGTATTCAGCATATTGAGCGTTATCATAATAATCAGTAACCGTCAGCGAACTACGATCAACTGGCTCGCTACAGCGTTGTTGCTCGACACAGGCACGATAGGCCGCTACCGTCACTTCAGT
This genomic interval from Herpetosiphon gulosus contains the following:
- a CDS encoding SUMF1/EgtB/PvdO family nonheme iron enzyme, whose protein sequence is MVCPRCSTELKTGARFCPKCGAGLPRWTGRLANGDVLIDRYVVVRPLARGGMGAVYLATDRRLGDAPVALKEMTGLHQPGDTDAWERAVGEFRREASLLARLSHPNLPRVIDQFRHDENEFLVMEYVEGQTLRAEMEGRTEPLALETVIDWMRQLTTVLQYLHNQNPPIIYRDLKPPNIMLRPDGRIALIDFGIARLFKHGQEGDTVIYGTPGYAPPEQYGFGQTDHRSDIYSLAMVIHELLTRFEPAKRESTRPPLAHNLRSAVPAALSEVLHRAMHPEPDERYQSMRDFQMAVDHSLNQVAALPEATVLHQATLAKPKPSNWWWLAMALIGIGLIGFLLARTFGVFEPDVQPTSVAQITPSLAEPTPIEATVVPIVIGPAPPGMLAIPGGTFVIGSDAGSPNEQPVGRGYLPTFYIDRTEVTVAAYRACVEQQRCSEPVDRSSLTVTDYYDNAQYAEYPMINVSWQQALTYCQAQNKRLPSEAEWERAARGTDGRIYPWGNQWDASLLNAWGAGVAGDTQAVGSYPNGATPEGVLDLAGNVWEWTSSLDLPYPYNAADGREVPTQPGSRIVRGSFSGTNPENARAAVRERRDPELPLNIIGFRCVTNDFYVPEGMDFIAGGRWTMGATAEDLAHYKEVYSWQGLQNEEPATPISTTAFYLDRTEVTNQAYAEFINATDRAVPTNSFDPVGLSLWLPDRTVPISLSQHPVVNVTWDDARSYCEWRGKRLPTEAEWERAARGDQRTIFPWGDQADASLLNNKDFGPGRTMPVGTLPNAGPYGTLDLAGNVWEWTQSLYIPYPYHPNDGRELPTGAGSRVLRGGSWFDDLMSAHTTGRNSFRPDLANINVGFRCAQAVAP